The Lycium barbarum isolate Lr01 chromosome 4, ASM1917538v2, whole genome shotgun sequence nucleotide sequence cgggcaggcagagagaactatACAAACTCTAGAAGACATGTTGCGAGCTTATGCAattgattttggaggtaattgggacgaGCATCTACCTCTTGTGGAATTTgtgtacaacaatagttatcaagcAAGTATacagatggctccatatgaagcactttatgggaggcgttgtagatctccaattgggtggtttgaacctATTGAAGTAGAACTATTGGCTTCCAACTCAATTCACGAAGCAATAAAGAAGGTAAACCTCATTGTGCAACGACTCAAGACaactcagagtagacaaaagtcttatacggataTGAGGCGTCGTGCGCTAGAGTTGTCTGTTGGTGacaaggtattcttgaaagtgtcactgatgaagggagtaatgcggtttggtagaaagggcaagcttagtcctcgtttCATTGGCCCTTATGAGAATATTAGGAGAATTGggaaggtggcttatgagttgaagtTACCCTCTGAGATGGCCATGGTGCATcctgtgtttcacatttcgatgttgaggttgtataaacCTGATCCTTCTCATGTCTTGACTCATGAATAGATTGAAATCAACAAAgggttgtcttatgaagaagaaccggTGTAGATCTTGGATCGACAAGTTAGGAGGTTGAGAACAAAAGATATAGCTTCAGTTCAAGTCCTGTGGCGAAATCATAATACCGAAGAAGCGACTTGGGAAaaagaggaggacatgaagaagagataccttCACTTGTTCCCTATTCCAGGTATGTGTTGAATCTTCTGGTTGTCGAATGCTTGTGATGGTTTAGGCTAAAAGTGTAAATCCCTCATTTCATGCATATAGACTAGTTTGGGATAGTTGTAAAGAGTCCTCGTGAGGACCATATGGTTATTGTTAGGTTATTAATTGAGTTTTTTTGAGACAGCTTGAGGCTTAGTGAATATCTTAGGGTATAACTTTCATTGGGGGACGAATGATCCtgagggggggataatgtaaaactccgtaaatccgagttaggtgtgaatgtactAAATGAGAAGTAATGTGATATTTTAGGCATATTAATTCCTATAAATATGAGTTTGGGTGCaaatagttgatttaagatcaagaccaagtagtgaagttcgtaagagttcttaaaCTCGTCTAAGTTTTTGTTGATCTGGATTTTAGGCCAATTTCGTGAAAATACGTTGCAAATTTGGGAAAATTTCTCTAATAGATGTTTTAtatcattgaaatacctttccaatgatATAAAGTGGAGCTTAGACGGAGTTGTGAGTAaaacgttatgaccgttttactgaagcctgtctggGACACCGGCTGAGATGCGACTGCAAACTCAGAATGTGACGCCGCAAACTCAAGATGCGACGTCGCATATTGGAAATTTTTTGAAAGTTTCTGGAGTGAATTTTCATCCAGAATGCGGCCCGTATGCGTCCGTAAACTCGTGATGCGACCGCAAACTCACCTTAGCATACTCAAGCAGGAAATTTTTGTATAAGAacgtaattttcttgaaattttcaaaCCCACTTCATTCTTGGCCAACTTTGAGGATAAAAGACCCTAGAACTTCTCCAAACCTTACAAGGTGAGATCCTAATCATCTGATGATTAAACTATATCAAAGTAACAAGAATTAACACTAGCTCATCTtccaaaaaccctagattcttgaaacccaagaaaaagaaaaataaaggaaTGTTAGAGTctttgagattccttcaaaaaggtatgatccttgatttttctgatgttattgaaagggtttagactagtgtaggttatcTATGGGATTAGATTCCATGAATGATttatgaagtgttcaagaacacgttctagacatgaaaaccctagtttttccatAAAGGGGTATATgagtagaattagattaaagctttaatatttctcatctaaaaccattgtagtgtgattgtaaAACCTTGGGAATTGCATGTGAGCAGGAGTTAAGGTATGTCTATATTTAAAAAatcgtcttttcaagtatgtctacttttgGAGTACGTTTATATTTtgaaagcatgatttgtatttgagaatccttccttgattgtttgtataagttaaaACCCTAGTTTGGTGGTTGTTCGTTGTTGAACTGGTTTTCGAACTAAAAGATGATAATTGATCGAGGTCATGCGCTTGTAGGTTCAAGCCCGCATTGAACCTTAAATGAATGAAACTCTTCCAATCAACACGTTTTGCCCATTATGCAATGATTGAATTTTATTTCTAAAAGACTGAAGTTTCAAATGTGTTGTGAAATGAATAGATGATTTGAACATGATTTCTAAATGGAATGTGACATGAAATACCTCTATTGTGAGAAGATGGTTTGAGAAGTGAATTCGGCTATAAGTCATGATTGAGGATTCGGTTATATGCCATGATTGtaattgtttgtgtttgggcctgtatgggcaagttgtgctagtccagaggatgattagccattACGGATCCTAACgtattgatatgattattgttgtgtcagtccagagaaTGATTGACCTCCGAGGCGTGTAGCCTGGTGCATCTATTATTGTGCTAGTCCAAAGGATGATTAGCCTCTGTggtttcctagcccggagtatcgattgattaaTTTgcatgtgagtggcttgttttgtattttggttgcctgtgagtagcttgtttcgtatctttgttgcctgtgagtggcttgtggaaaCCTTGAGTTCGTAAATGAAACACACAATGATGTGAACGGTAACATAGGTGGAACTTGATGTATTCCCGTATGTTGACTCTTATTGGGGATTTCCCTAGTTTTACTGGCTTACTTATTCTTTGGAGTTTGAACTGTTTCTTTTGATATCGTTTTATTGAATTTACTACCTTACTTTGGTTTTATTAACTGTTGCCCCTTAGACATTCACTGAGTACCCAATACTCAGGCatgccattgttgtttttgatagtGTGTCAGGTAACGTAGAaaagcaggttcgtgatacgcctacgacttaggagaacttgctgctttcgagagcCCACATGATTTTTCGTGGGGCACCaatctatctttacttttcgtattttagtttccgggctgcgtctcGATGAGTTAGATATCTattcattatcttagaagctccatagatagttgtcagattgtgggtagTGTGTTGGAGCCTCGTATGACTCGTTGAGGCATTTTGCCACGGTTACTAACTGAGTATTTGATATGACTTCCGCTGAATTATCTCTAAGAATGGCTATGCTTTCATTTAGTTATAAATGAATTGTTTCATATTTGTTAAGATAGTTGTTTAACATAAAAGACTAGGTGCTTGTTGATTACAATAAGGTGCTtctggtgttgttcatagcatcggatgcctatTACGTCCAGGGTCGGGTTTGGGGCCTGACAGTACTACAAAAGGAGGTAAACCCTCTCATTAGAAGGGATCTGATTCTAATCTCAAGCACTTACTCTGTAAAATTTCAAAACGTTCAAGTTCTTAAGCGATTTGGCTCGGGCACTCAGCTTTAACACTCTACACCGGATCAGTTTTCAGTTACAAGCAATAAACAATTCAGGCTATTTCTATCTTTGTTCGTTATATACAACTAATtgttatttcatatttcattacgTTAATGATTGATTAAACAACGTATCCTATAAACCACGTACAAATTCAACTGTTACCTTTTTAGGGGTAAACACTGACAAGAACTTATCCTCATTGATTTTTACATTAAATCATATTATCTTATTATAATTATATAATTTAAtgagataaaaataataattaattaagattaaggGCTCTGTGCAAACAAATGTCATATATTTGTTGGTTTAGCATAACACCCAGGagagtttaatcctctttttcttttttcttctttccatTCTTATGTTTTTCCTTCTTCATCTTCCTTTTGGGcggtatttaatttttttctccTTCCAGTATTAAAAAGGGTGATCGATTCAATTGTGGTTTACCCACCGGAGAGAAAAAAACATCTTTCCAGTCGCGTTGAACCAAAAAATGCCGTGGAAACACGACTATGATGCTCGTTTGATTTGTTGAATCAGTCTTAAAAGATatctctttcaaattcataaataattatattaGTAAAGCACTTTTGTGCGAAGCTTTTCCGTAGGTCAAAGTTGCTTTAGGTTAGGTAAGCGTTATGAAGAAAAATACTATGCTTGTTAAAAAGAACTAGTCATGTAACTTTTAGAACAAAATTTGTTAATTTAAAGAATAGATTATTAGACTATTAACAAAAATAGTTCCATATTCTAGTAATTATGAGAGAACATTTTAACATATTTGACAGAAGAGCATATGAGAGAATTGAGAACCTGAAATCTGTCAAACATCGGTAATGACAAAAGAATTCTACCAAGAATTGGCATAGGATTCTCTTTGTTAAAgcaaataaaaatcaagaaattttcttttaattaagAGCAAAAAGGATGACAACCAAGGGCAGGCCCTTAACTTGGATTCACATGCATGCCAAATGGTACTAGTGGTCGGAATTACAGGAATCTTTTCCTCCAAAACAAACACTTGTTCCCTACCATCTCAATCATAATCTAAACAACTCGACGCCAGCCTATCAGCACAATTCACACTCACTACAGCACAGATCCTATACAACGTACAACTTAACCAATTACGATAGGGAAGAGTTTAAAGTAATATGCATTGCAggtaatatattttattttcacgattttaaattttttattttacgaAAGCTTACATATATAGATATCAATGACCTCACACTATAAAAATTATTCACACTGACAATATTTAAATTTAAACTATTATAAAATGATACTTGCCGTAAATAATAAGAAGGCATAAGCGAAAAGTCAGTAGTAATATATAAAGCCCAATTGCAATCTCAAGAACACACTCATAAACAATACTCCCAACACTCATCATTTCAGATCAGAGAAAATGCATCATTCATCATCATAATACTAACTACATGTTAGTGGAAACAAGCCACTGCAATTTCCAGCTGCTACTTCCCATGCACTCTAATTATACTAGACCACATGACCAAAGACCATCCTATTCTTCCTGACTGTACATTGACTTGCCAAAAGtgaccttttctttttcttttttgtagttTGTATCAAGTGGCGAGTCATTCAAATTCTTTTAAGGCAAAAATGGTGCAAAAACACAACGCTCAATCGTCAAATATGCCCGCAAGGCCTCAAGGTGGATTACGCTTTGACCAAGCTAAGCTTAGCATTCACCAAAGTGTGATGAAGAATCAACAGAAGTCAAAAATCACGGCTACTTTTAATTTGCCCTTAAAGCCCCCTAGAGGAGAAGGAAATTAATGTGAACAACAAAATTAGCACAGGAAATCTGTAAAAGTTAAAGCATACAAAAATCATAAAGAAGAACAATAATATAATGTATATTTCTTTTACATTTCTCTCAAAGAGCGTTGTTACATTGGATCCACTCGAATTAATAAATAACTCAGCATTCACTCAAAAGCAATCAGAGAAAGAAAGACAAAAATAGAGTAGTACTAGCTGGTACCTGGTAGTAGAGTATATTCTTGAGTTGCATTCAATGTAGTAGCAGCTAGATAGAGATGGACAATTCTAGTATTTAAAGACCTAAACTATACACCTATTAACAAGTTCTTGGTTTATTTGTGCTTATATTTTACATGAATAATAAATGGGGTTAGTTAAATTGAAAGAAAACTAAAGTTAGTGGATGAGTACCAATGATTGCAGCTTTTAATGAACTAGAGTAATTAGTCAGGTCTTCCAAGCATAAACGAGCAAAGAAAATCCAGAAGGACCCTTCAATTCATTTTCTTCAGTGCTAGCCCATTCCATTACAGAGCTACAGGTTGAAGATGCTGAAGACAAACATGAAGAAGATGAACTTCTAGAACTTCTCAATACCCCTTTCTTCATCATCTTCGTCTCGAACCCGAATCCACAAGACTGTTGCGACCACATCTGAACTCCTTGGTCATCCAAACTTGATTTCTCGAATTTGAACATGAACAGAGCATAGCCATCTTCGTCATCATCAAACAACCAGTTATAGACATCCCATGATACCAATACTGGAACCCCATCTACTTCAATCCTCTCATTGCCTCTGAATTTCCATTTCAAGTGCTTAATCTGCAACACCCTTTTGTTATCCACGCTGAAATACAACCTTGGATCTTCCCCGATCCTGCAATCAATCGatatttctctttcttttccaccGAAGTTTGCTTTTGTTTTGTACAGTCTGTTCCCACACACATGTTCCCTCCGCAGCACCATGTTTGGATTCTGATACGGATAATTCTCTGGCTTTGGAGCTCGGGTTCTGGAGTAAGCTTCTTTGGGTAAATCGCCGACAAGAAGAACCATTTGGCGATTAACGATGACGGCGATGTAGAATCCAGATCGAGGTTCAGGGCCGGATCCAAATTTAGCTTTGGAAAGATCCCAAAAGATGTGGACATTGTCATCCACCTTCTTGGAGCCCTGTTTCTTCCAGAAAATGAAAGGCTTAATGTGGAGGTGGAAAGAAGAGGTACTACTGGTATTGCAGTCAACAACTCCATCATTGAGGAGGAAATGGATGTGAAAAGATCTGCCAAAGAGGTTGCGTGACCAAGTGAGAGCAAAGAGGCCGATGTAGGTGTTGTAGAGGGAGGTTGCCAAGTTGGGATTGGCAGCAACAGGTGGCTGATGCAGTGGAAGAGGGCGAGATGCGGCAGCCACCTCAATAGGGCGACGGAAACAAGAAGGGAAAGGAGAATAATAATAGCGCTGTTTGGACTTGGCAACTATTTGATGAGAGTCCATGGATGCTGATATTGAAGGTGAAACAAGGGAGAAAGGGGATGAGGATATTTATTAGAAAGAGGGGAAGCTTAAAGCTTAATACCAATTGCAGAAAGCTCCGACTACAGGGGGTGAGGTGGGCgggacgggggggggggggtgagtggGGACAAATATTTATACAATGTTGAAAATGAAGGTATTTTGTGGGGTTTATCAGAGTCGTAGTCTATAAGGAGCAGCTGGGGTTTTGGGGGTTGGAGAAGACTGGAGAAGCTGTTTGATTACTTTTCCAACTTTATTTGGTCATACAAATAGTCAACAAAAAGATAAGAAAATTGGTCCTTCTCCTAGCGTATACACACACATGCATACTGTTTATGTGCATAATATTATTATGAATGAGTCAAGGTATTTTTCCCAGAAAACTACATGAAACATGTTTGAGAATCATTATTAGATGTTCGAATAAAGTATCATATTAATGGTTAAAAAAATTAACAATCTACATATTGAGGTGTAGAATTTCTAAATGGTGTAAAACTTTTTGAAAAAAAGGTACATGTTTAGATCAAGGCAACAATATCACGCTGTATTAAAAATATTCTTGAACAGTTTTAACACAACAATCATCTTATACTATTCATGGTTAAAATTTGAACCTCCTAATGTCGAAGAAGGTACAAGTCCAACGACTTTATTCTAAGAAGAACTTTATTTTATTACCGACCAAATTTGATCGCAAGTtcttttcaacaacaacaaaggtGCATTCACGAATAAGGAAACATTTTGCAGTATT carries:
- the LOC132636097 gene encoding uncharacterized protein LOC132636097, translating into MDSHQIVAKSKQRYYYSPFPSCFRRPIEVAAASRPLPLHQPPVAANPNLATSLYNTYIGLFALTWSRNLFGRSFHIHFLLNDGVVDCNTSSTSSFHLHIKPFIFWKKQGSKKVDDNVHIFWDLSKAKFGSGPEPRSGFYIAVIVNRQMVLLVGDLPKEAYSRTRAPKPENYPYQNPNMVLRREHVCGNRLYKTKANFGGKEREISIDCRIGEDPRLYFSVDNKRVLQIKHLKWKFRGNERIEVDGVPVLVSWDVYNWLFDDDEDGYALFMFKFEKSSLDDQGVQMWSQQSCGFGFETKMMKKGVLRSSRSSSSSCLSSASSTCSSVMEWASTEENELKGPSGFSLLVYAWKT